One window from the genome of Enterobacteriaceae bacterium Kacie_13 encodes:
- the gntR gene encoding gluconate operon transcriptional repressor GntR: MKKKRPVLQDVADKVGVTKMTVSRYLRNPEQVSGALQEKISAALDELGYIPNRAPDILSNAKSRAIGVLLPSLTNQVFAEVLRGIESVTDIHGYQTMLAHYGYSQEREEQRLTSLLSYNIDGLILSERHHTARTLKMIEVAGIPVVEMMDCVSPCVDLAVGFNNFEAARQMTQQIIARGHRHVVYFGARQDERTIIKQQGYEQAMRESGLEPYSVMTSRSSSYSAGAELLRQAQIDWPQIDSIFCTNDDLAAGAFFECQRQGLRIPSQMAIAGFHGHNMGQAMEPPLASVLTPRERMGQISAERLLARLRGENVVPRMVDVGFTISPGGSI, translated from the coding sequence ATGAAGAAAAAAAGACCCGTACTCCAGGATGTTGCCGATAAAGTGGGCGTCACGAAAATGACGGTCAGCCGGTATTTGCGCAATCCCGAACAGGTTTCCGGCGCGTTGCAGGAAAAGATTTCGGCCGCGCTCGATGAGCTGGGATACATCCCCAACCGCGCCCCGGATATCCTCTCCAACGCCAAAAGCCGCGCCATCGGCGTATTGCTGCCCTCGCTGACCAATCAGGTGTTTGCCGAAGTGCTGCGCGGTATCGAAAGCGTCACCGATATTCACGGCTACCAGACCATGCTGGCGCACTACGGCTACAGTCAGGAACGCGAAGAGCAGCGGCTGACGTCGCTGCTTTCCTACAATATCGACGGGCTGATTTTGTCCGAACGCCATCACACCGCGCGTACGCTGAAAATGATCGAAGTCGCCGGTATTCCGGTGGTGGAGATGATGGACTGCGTCTCACCATGCGTTGATCTGGCGGTCGGGTTCAATAACTTCGAAGCCGCACGGCAGATGACTCAGCAAATCATCGCGCGCGGGCACCGTCACGTGGTCTATTTCGGCGCCCGCCAGGATGAACGTACGATAATCAAACAGCAGGGTTACGAGCAGGCGATGCGTGAATCCGGCCTTGAGCCGTACAGCGTGATGACCAGCCGTTCGTCGAGCTACAGTGCGGGCGCGGAATTATTGCGTCAGGCGCAAATAGACTGGCCGCAAATCGACAGTATTTTCTGTACCAACGATGACCTCGCGGCGGGCGCATTCTTCGAATGCCAGCGTCAGGGGCTGCGTATTCCGTCCCAGATGGCGATTGCCGGTTTCCACGGCCACAACATGGGGCAGGCGATGGAGCCGCCGCTCGCCAGCGTCCTGACGCCGCGCGAAAGAATGGGGCAGATCTCCGCCGAACGCCTGCTGGCCAGACTGCGCGGCGAAAACGTCGTCCCGCGCATGGTGGATGTCGGATTTACGATTTCGCCGGGCGGGAGTATTTGA
- a CDS encoding LacI family DNA-binding transcriptional regulator produces MANINDVSRLANVSKATVSRVLSGSRGVKEESRLAVMQAVETLQYKPSMIAQSLSTQSTGCIGVICAAENINQSTGYLHALEKELRLNQKYLLLRFATDAASLSHSVDEIGRGLCDAMIVIGARFALPSLPDNVITIDCLDAESARSIHFDRSFATETACQYVLQQGRRQIALINVEHSEAAGQILQGYHLALEKFLLPYDRRLVHSGEQALTQLLAQNVPFNALLVPDDATAQDALRQLALLGRAVPQAVMVFSLDSTLPPGASAVPAIAYPLETLAQRAMALLAGQFSANTGEPVRGQLCLPA; encoded by the coding sequence ATGGCAAACATTAACGACGTTTCGCGGCTGGCTAACGTGTCGAAAGCGACGGTTTCCCGTGTCCTGAGTGGCAGCCGCGGAGTAAAAGAGGAGAGCCGCCTGGCCGTGATGCAGGCGGTGGAAACGCTGCAATACAAACCGAGCATGATCGCGCAGTCTCTCTCGACACAGTCTACCGGCTGCATCGGTGTGATTTGCGCGGCGGAAAACATCAACCAGAGCACCGGCTACCTGCATGCGCTGGAAAAAGAACTGCGGCTGAATCAAAAATATTTACTTCTCAGATTTGCTACCGACGCCGCCAGCCTCTCGCATTCCGTGGATGAGATTGGCCGCGGCCTGTGTGACGCGATGATTGTGATCGGCGCGCGCTTTGCCCTTCCCTCGCTGCCTGATAACGTCATCACTATTGATTGTCTGGACGCGGAGTCCGCACGCAGTATTCATTTTGACCGCAGCTTCGCGACCGAAACGGCCTGCCAGTACGTGTTACAGCAGGGGCGCAGGCAGATTGCGCTGATTAACGTCGAACACAGCGAAGCGGCGGGGCAAATCCTTCAGGGTTATCATCTGGCGCTGGAGAAGTTTTTACTGCCTTACGATCGACGGCTGGTGCACAGCGGCGAACAGGCGCTGACGCAACTGCTGGCGCAGAATGTGCCGTTCAATGCGCTGCTGGTGCCCGACGATGCCACCGCGCAGGACGCATTGCGCCAGCTCGCCCTGCTCGGACGCGCGGTGCCGCAGGCGGTGATGGTCTTCAGTCTCGACAGCACGCTGCCGCCGGGCGCGTCGGCGGTACCGGCGATCGCCTACCCGCTGGAAACGCTGGCGCAACGGGCAATGGCGCTGCTGGCCGGACAGTTCTCCGCGAATACTGGCGAACCGGTGCGCGGCCAGCTCTGCTTACCGGCCTGA
- a CDS encoding family 1 glycosylhydrolase, with the protein MKYQFPKEFWWGSASSAPQTEGETLSHGKSATVWDHWYSQQPTRFHGDVGPQDTSTFYKNWREDIALLKQLNHNTFRTSISWARLIPNGRGDVNPEAVTFYNQVIDEMLAQGVQPFINLFHFDMPMAMQEIGGWENREVVHAYEKYADTCFKLFGDRVKHWFTFNEPVVPVEGGYLYDFHYPNVVDFKRAATVAYHTMLAHSLAVKAYRARQQGGEIGIILNLTPSYPRSQNPADLKAANIADLMFNRSFLDPALRGEYPQELVDLLKKHDQLPACQDGDKALLQQGVVDLLGINYYQPRRIQCRDSMVNPESPFMPEWFFDNYVMPGRKMNPHRGWEIYEQGIYDILTNLRENYGNPRCFISENGMGVEHELRFEKDGRIDDDYRIEFVSGHLKWLHRALQEGSGCLGYHMWTFIDCWSWMNAYKNRYGFVQLDLDTQKRTVKKSGEWFAKIAAEHGFD; encoded by the coding sequence ATGAAATATCAATTTCCAAAAGAATTCTGGTGGGGCAGTGCCAGCTCAGCGCCGCAAACTGAAGGGGAAACCCTCAGCCACGGCAAAAGCGCTACTGTCTGGGATCACTGGTATTCACAGCAACCGACGCGTTTTCACGGCGACGTCGGCCCGCAGGACACATCGACGTTTTATAAAAACTGGCGCGAGGATATCGCGCTGCTCAAGCAGCTGAACCACAACACCTTCCGCACCTCGATTTCCTGGGCGCGCCTCATTCCCAACGGGCGCGGCGACGTGAACCCGGAAGCGGTCACCTTCTACAATCAGGTGATCGATGAAATGCTGGCGCAGGGCGTGCAGCCGTTTATCAATCTGTTCCATTTCGACATGCCGATGGCGATGCAGGAAATCGGTGGCTGGGAAAACCGCGAGGTGGTTCACGCCTATGAAAAATACGCTGATACTTGTTTTAAGCTGTTCGGCGACCGCGTGAAGCACTGGTTTACCTTCAACGAGCCGGTCGTGCCGGTGGAGGGCGGTTATCTGTATGATTTCCACTATCCGAACGTGGTGGATTTCAAACGGGCGGCGACCGTGGCCTATCACACCATGCTGGCGCATTCGCTGGCGGTGAAAGCCTACCGCGCCCGTCAGCAGGGCGGTGAAATCGGTATTATCCTTAACCTCACGCCGTCTTACCCGCGCTCGCAAAATCCTGCGGATCTCAAGGCTGCGAATATTGCCGATTTGATGTTTAACCGCAGTTTCCTCGATCCGGCGTTGCGCGGTGAATATCCGCAGGAACTGGTGGATCTGCTGAAAAAGCACGATCAGCTTCCGGCCTGTCAGGATGGTGACAAAGCGTTGTTGCAACAGGGCGTGGTCGATTTGCTCGGTATCAACTATTACCAGCCACGCCGCATTCAGTGTCGCGACAGTATGGTCAATCCGGAAAGTCCGTTCATGCCGGAATGGTTCTTTGACAACTACGTCATGCCGGGGCGAAAGATGAACCCGCACCGTGGCTGGGAGATCTACGAGCAGGGTATCTACGATATTCTGACTAATTTGCGCGAAAACTACGGCAATCCGCGCTGTTTCATTTCTGAAAACGGCATGGGCGTGGAACATGAGCTGCGTTTTGAGAAGGACGGGCGGATCGACGATGATTACCGCATTGAGTTCGTCAGCGGACATCTCAAATGGTTGCATCGCGCGTTGCAAGAAGGCAGCGGCTGTCTCGGATATCATATGTGGACGTTTATCGATTGCTGGTCGTGGATGAATGCGTACAAAAACCGCTACGGTTTTGTGCAGCTGGATCTCGATACGCAAAAACGCACGGTGAAAAAGAGCGGTGAATGGTTTGCAAAAATCGCTGCCGAACACGGTTTCGACTAA
- a CDS encoding PTS sugar transporter subunit IIC — protein sequence MSGLYQAMVNVIEKHITPLAGSVGQQRHVIAIRDGFIAALPFMIIGSFMLVFIFPPFSPDTTYGFARGWLDLSLKYREQLMLPWYLSMGVMTFFISVGIGASLGKHYKLDPIMTGLLAFMAFLLVAAPYHDKQISTQYFSGEGIFTAILTAIYAAEVYALLKRRNITIRLPKEVPTGVARSFEILIPVIVIVATLHPLNLFIQSTTGMIIPEAIMHLLAPLVSASDSLPAILISVFICQVLWFAGIHGALIVTGIMNPFWMTNLALNQTALQAGTPLPHIYLQGFWDHYLLIGGVGSTLPLAILLLCSKAVHLRTIGKMGVVPSFFNINEPILFGTPIIMNPVFFLPFTLVPMLNAVFAYTATKLGWVAQVVSLTPWTTPAPIGASWAANWAFSPVIMCLFCMVLSAVMYYPFLKAYERTLLKQEAEKATTQTAGNAVPANS from the coding sequence ATGAGTGGCCTCTATCAGGCGATGGTCAACGTCATTGAAAAGCACATCACACCACTGGCCGGCAGCGTCGGCCAGCAACGGCATGTGATTGCGATCCGCGACGGCTTTATCGCTGCGCTGCCGTTTATGATCATCGGCTCATTCATGCTGGTGTTTATCTTCCCGCCTTTTTCGCCGGATACAACCTACGGCTTTGCGCGCGGCTGGCTGGATCTGTCGCTGAAATACCGTGAACAGCTGATGCTGCCGTGGTATCTGAGCATGGGCGTCATGACTTTTTTTATCTCGGTGGGGATCGGTGCCAGCCTCGGCAAGCATTACAAACTCGACCCAATCATGACCGGTTTGCTGGCGTTTATGGCGTTTCTGCTGGTCGCTGCGCCATATCATGACAAACAAATTTCCACGCAGTATTTCTCCGGTGAAGGCATTTTTACCGCCATTCTCACCGCCATTTACGCCGCCGAAGTGTATGCACTGCTCAAACGCCGCAACATCACCATCCGCCTGCCGAAAGAAGTCCCGACCGGCGTGGCGCGCTCGTTTGAAATCCTCATTCCGGTGATTGTGATTGTTGCCACGCTGCATCCGCTGAATCTGTTTATTCAGTCCACCACCGGCATGATTATCCCCGAAGCCATTATGCATCTGCTGGCGCCGCTGGTATCCGCATCGGATTCCCTGCCTGCGATTTTGATTTCGGTATTTATCTGTCAGGTTCTGTGGTTCGCCGGGATCCACGGCGCGCTGATTGTCACCGGCATCATGAACCCGTTCTGGATGACCAATCTGGCACTGAACCAGACCGCGTTACAGGCTGGCACACCGCTGCCGCATATCTATTTGCAAGGTTTCTGGGATCACTATTTGCTGATTGGCGGCGTCGGCTCGACCCTGCCGCTGGCAATTTTATTGCTGTGCAGTAAGGCCGTGCACCTGCGTACCATCGGCAAAATGGGCGTGGTACCGAGCTTCTTTAATATCAATGAACCGATCCTTTTCGGTACGCCGATTATCATGAATCCGGTGTTTTTCCTGCCCTTTACACTGGTACCGATGCTCAACGCCGTCTTCGCTTATACCGCCACCAAACTCGGCTGGGTCGCGCAGGTCGTGTCGCTCACGCCCTGGACGACGCCAGCGCCTATTGGTGCGTCATGGGCTGCAAATTGGGCGTTCAGCCCGGTAATTATGTGTCTTTTCTGTATGGTGTTATCGGCAGTTATGTATTACCCGTTCCTGAAAGCCTACGAACGTACGTTGCTGAAACAGGAAGCGGAAAAGGCCACCACACAAACGGCGGGTAACGCCGTGCCAGCAAACAGCTAA
- a CDS encoding PTS sugar transporter subunit IIB, giving the protein MKKIMLCCSAGMSTSLLVRKMKEVAAERGEEVQIEAFGASEFDEKFRDYQVVLLGPQVRYMQADLSKRAAEFHIPVETINMMDYGMQRGDNVLDFAYGLIAQEGSRV; this is encoded by the coding sequence ATGAAAAAAATCATGCTTTGTTGTTCGGCGGGTATGTCGACCAGTTTGTTAGTTCGAAAAATGAAAGAAGTTGCCGCAGAGCGCGGTGAGGAAGTCCAGATCGAGGCCTTCGGAGCCAGCGAATTTGACGAGAAATTCCGCGATTATCAGGTGGTGTTGCTCGGGCCGCAGGTGCGTTACATGCAGGCTGATTTATCCAAAAGAGCGGCAGAATTCCATATCCCGGTCGAAACTATCAACATGATGGATTACGGTATGCAGCGCGGCGATAACGTACTCGACTTCGCTTACGGGCTGATCGCGCAGGAAGGAAGCCGCGTATGA
- a CDS encoding autotransporter outer membrane beta-barrel domain-containing protein has translation MAISGRTKTLAAFALLFLLGRITSFALHESAATAADPAPAQNAYVTAPYLNREYGFKTVGTYLERESNAPKNRENGTWGLLSGSHNADTYDTAHHASNIWFAQIGKDLYQEERSGGGQRRAGVIATLGNQTTDTKDSALRMVGQVLSTGNISTASLGIGGYYSATTSRGAYLNIVNQNTFYREDLSTRLNAKPNGYGSTISVEVGKPFRLGENWAIEPQAQFITQHLHMDSFDTDNSHVKAIRQNSGQVRGGLRLFRQAQRDIRTLTPYFHIDMVSNVGDKSAVTVNTVEIEPPATERWLQDGIGLTANLSKRVAFFSDITHYRNLSLPGMGYEGQLGINVSFR, from the coding sequence ATGGCAATTTCAGGCAGGACCAAAACCCTTGCGGCCTTTGCGCTGCTGTTTTTACTTGGACGAATAACAAGCTTCGCCTTGCATGAAAGTGCCGCAACGGCAGCTGACCCGGCGCCTGCGCAAAATGCGTACGTAACCGCGCCGTACCTGAATCGGGAATATGGTTTTAAAACGGTGGGAACTTACCTCGAACGGGAGAGTAATGCGCCGAAAAACCGCGAAAACGGCACCTGGGGTTTGCTCAGCGGCAGTCATAATGCGGATACCTACGATACCGCCCATCACGCCTCGAATATCTGGTTCGCGCAGATCGGTAAAGATCTTTATCAGGAAGAACGATCGGGCGGCGGGCAACGTCGTGCCGGGGTGATCGCCACGCTCGGCAATCAGACCACCGACACCAAAGACAGCGCGCTGCGAATGGTCGGGCAGGTGCTCAGCACGGGGAATATTTCGACAGCGTCTCTGGGGATAGGTGGATATTACAGCGCAACCACGTCACGTGGCGCTTACCTGAACATCGTCAATCAGAACACGTTTTATCGCGAAGACTTATCCACCCGCCTGAATGCCAAGCCGAACGGGTATGGTTCGACGATTTCCGTTGAGGTTGGTAAGCCTTTCAGGCTCGGCGAAAACTGGGCAATCGAACCGCAGGCGCAGTTTATCACCCAGCATTTGCACATGGATTCGTTCGATACCGATAACAGTCACGTGAAAGCGATCCGCCAGAACAGCGGTCAGGTACGTGGCGGCCTGCGCCTGTTCCGTCAGGCACAGCGGGATATCCGCACGCTGACGCCCTATTTTCATATCGACATGGTGAGCAACGTCGGGGATAAATCGGCGGTGACGGTGAACACGGTGGAAATCGAGCCACCGGCGACGGAGCGCTGGCTACAGGATGGTATTGGGCTGACGGCGAATCTGTCAAAGCGCGTGGCGTTTTTCAGCGATATCACGCATTACCGCAATTTAAGCCTGCCGGGCATGGGGTATGAGGGGCAACTGGGGATTAACGTCAGCTTCAGATAG
- a CDS encoding pirin family protein: MIYLRKAQERGHASHGWLESWHTFSFADYYDANFMGFSALRVINEDFIDEGQGFGKHPHKDMEILTYVLEGTVEHQDSMGNKEQIQAGEFQIMSAGTGVTHSEYNGNKDRKLHLYQIWIIPDKKGLEPRYEQRMFDAPQGRQLVLSPDAREGSLKVFQDMELSRWALKKDEQSVYQIQAERRVWIQVVKGTVSINGQKAGPSDALAIWDETALSVHADEDSEILLFDLPPV; this comes from the coding sequence ATGATCTACTTACGCAAAGCACAAGAACGCGGTCACGCAAGTCACGGTTGGCTGGAAAGCTGGCACACGTTTTCTTTCGCCGATTACTACGATGCGAACTTCATGGGTTTCTCCGCGCTGCGGGTTATCAATGAAGACTTCATCGACGAAGGGCAAGGGTTTGGTAAACATCCGCACAAAGACATGGAAATCCTGACCTACGTGCTCGAAGGCACCGTGGAACATCAGGACAGCATGGGCAACAAAGAGCAGATACAGGCGGGTGAATTCCAGATCATGAGTGCCGGGACCGGCGTGACGCACTCCGAGTACAACGGTAATAAAGACCGTAAATTGCACCTGTATCAGATCTGGATCATTCCTGACAAAAAAGGTCTGGAACCGCGTTACGAACAACGTATGTTCGACGCACCACAAGGCCGCCAGCTGGTGCTTTCACCGGATGCCCGTGAAGGTTCGCTGAAAGTGTTCCAGGATATGGAACTGTCCCGCTGGGCGCTGAAAAAAGACGAACAGTCTGTGTATCAGATTCAGGCAGAACGTCGCGTGTGGATCCAGGTGGTGAAAGGCACCGTGTCGATCAACGGCCAGAAAGCCGGGCCGAGCGATGCGCTGGCAATTTGGGATGAAACGGCGCTGTCCGTACATGCTGATGAAGACAGTGAAATCCTGCTGTTTGACCTGCCACCGGTCTGA
- a CDS encoding GNAT family N-acetyltransferase translates to MSEIVIRHAETTDAEALQHLYAQVPVYSDTLQLPYPPAALWEGRLANPSPNRFALVACIDGKLVGNLTLMIEEPWRRRHVATFGIGVDTGFQGRGVGGKLVAAALELCDKWLQIKRVELTVYADNEAAIALYKKFGFSVEGLSPCYALRNGEYVDTLHMGRIRSN, encoded by the coding sequence ATGAGCGAAATCGTTATCCGCCACGCAGAAACTACGGACGCAGAAGCCCTTCAACATCTCTACGCTCAGGTTCCTGTGTACAGCGACACCCTGCAACTCCCGTATCCCCCTGCAGCCCTGTGGGAAGGTCGTCTGGCCAATCCGTCACCGAACCGCTTCGCGCTGGTAGCCTGCATTGATGGCAAACTGGTGGGCAATCTGACGCTGATGATTGAAGAACCCTGGCGACGCCGCCATGTGGCAACGTTCGGCATCGGCGTGGATACCGGCTTTCAGGGAAGAGGCGTGGGCGGCAAACTTGTCGCGGCAGCACTGGAGCTGTGCGACAAATGGTTGCAGATAAAACGCGTCGAGCTGACGGTATATGCTGATAACGAGGCGGCGATCGCGCTATATAAAAAGTTTGGTTTCAGCGTTGAGGGGCTCAGCCCATGCTATGCACTGCGTAACGGCGAATACGTCGACACACTGCACATGGGCCGTATCCGTTCCAACTAA
- a CDS encoding MFS transporter translates to MPEPASPDLTAASPSKTTLRILSILVFNFANYLTIGLPLAILPGYVHEHLGYSAFWAGLVISLQYFATLLSRPHAGRYADKVGPKKVVMLGLSGCLLSGLFYLLALWFDTSPAVSLALLCVGRLLLGAGQSFAGTGSTLWGIGVVGSLHIGKVISWSGVVTYGAMAIGAPLGVWIFGLGGLTLLSVCIIAVALTALLAAWRKTPVAGKAAPQIPFRQVLGKVLPYGLTLGLASTGFGVIATFITLFYDAKGWSGAAFSLTFFSAAFVGMRLLFPNCINRFGGLRVSLVCFCVEIVGLIMVFFAPTSAVAMGGAFLTGAGFSLVFPALGVVAVKKLPQENQGSALATYSAFLDLSLGVTGPLAGILMAQAGIDAIYLGSALLVLIAMALVLRLLLSKTPQETSASVRTD, encoded by the coding sequence ATGCCTGAACCTGCTTCCCCCGACCTTACTGCGGCCAGCCCGTCAAAGACCACGCTGCGTATTCTCTCCATACTGGTGTTCAACTTTGCCAACTATCTGACCATCGGTCTGCCGCTGGCTATTTTGCCGGGCTATGTGCATGAGCATCTGGGGTACAGCGCGTTCTGGGCGGGGCTGGTGATCAGCCTGCAATATTTCGCCACGCTGCTGAGCCGTCCGCACGCCGGGCGCTACGCTGATAAAGTCGGACCGAAAAAAGTCGTGATGCTCGGGCTGAGCGGGTGTCTGCTCAGCGGTCTGTTTTACCTGCTGGCGCTGTGGTTCGATACCTCCCCGGCGGTCAGTCTGGCGCTGTTGTGCGTCGGGCGTTTACTGCTGGGTGCGGGGCAAAGCTTTGCAGGTACCGGCTCGACGCTGTGGGGCATCGGCGTGGTCGGCTCCCTGCATATCGGCAAAGTGATTTCGTGGAGCGGGGTGGTGACTTACGGCGCGATGGCCATCGGTGCGCCGCTCGGCGTGTGGATATTCGGCCTCGGCGGACTGACGCTGCTTTCAGTGTGCATCATTGCGGTGGCGCTGACAGCGTTGCTGGCGGCGTGGCGTAAAACACCGGTCGCGGGTAAAGCCGCGCCGCAGATCCCGTTTCGTCAGGTGCTCGGCAAAGTGCTGCCTTACGGGCTGACGCTTGGCCTCGCGTCTACCGGTTTCGGGGTGATCGCCACCTTTATCACGCTGTTTTATGACGCCAAAGGCTGGTCTGGCGCGGCGTTTTCCCTGACCTTCTTCAGTGCGGCCTTTGTCGGTATGCGACTGCTATTCCCCAACTGCATCAATCGCTTCGGCGGGCTGCGCGTCTCGCTGGTGTGCTTCTGCGTGGAAATCGTCGGGCTGATTATGGTGTTTTTCGCCCCGACGTCTGCGGTGGCGATGGGCGGCGCGTTCCTGACCGGCGCGGGCTTCTCGCTGGTGTTTCCGGCGCTCGGCGTGGTGGCCGTCAAAAAATTGCCGCAAGAAAATCAGGGCAGTGCGCTGGCGACCTATTCGGCATTTCTGGATTTATCGCTCGGTGTGACCGGGCCTCTGGCGGGCATTCTGATGGCGCAGGCGGGAATTGATGCGATTTATCTCGGCTCAGCGTTGCTGGTGCTTATCGCCATGGCGCTGGTTCTGCGGCTGCTGTTAAGCAAAACCCCGCAGGAAACCAGCGCTTCTGTCAGAACGGATTAG